A genome region from Anopheles stephensi strain Indian chromosome 2, UCI_ANSTEP_V1.0, whole genome shotgun sequence includes the following:
- the LOC118503522 gene encoding mitochondrial import receptor subunit TOM40 homolog has product MGCVLLRSWLVAILAGCVKFLIHQFVFVFSAASAPPVVGWRQCQNKNIERPGARTMKFPASCVPEPDPRYGARFPWSFTWTSGVRQPPLNPGDMANLHERINHLRPLWFEGFQLNVTKSCGVNRTVGASWSLSHVTPTGFRFGGHFLRRCSDSVLTTPLVAFDVNPTTLCSNLLLLYRPVRALGVELALQLQPGESPFVDELSVQYTGLSRTSTVRCSTPGTPDTYRVSVDHLVSLNDRLCIGVEVLCECYRGTYNTNVAFAGRYNRETSTLAATISPGAFDLSYWQKVSNTLQMGSSMIVNQRQNRALGSVCYRLEHADTVIRGSFDSDWTIGFTYGRKLTPAAFTACLSLLFCAPKNTFQCGFRIDLDSNLL; this is encoded by the exons ATGGGATGTGTTTTGCTTCGCAGTTGGCTCGTCGCCATCTTAGCAGGCTGTGTGAAATTTCTCATTCAtcagtttgtttttgtcttttcagcagcatcagcaccaccCGTCGTCGGTTGGCGACagtgccaaaacaaaaacatcgaGCGCCCAGGTGCACGCACCATGAAGTTTCCTGCGTCGTGCGTACCGGAGCCGGATCCACGGTACGGGGCCCGCTTTCCGTGGTCATTCACGTGGACGTCGGGCGTCCGGCAGCCGCCACTGAACCCGGGCGATATGGCGAATCTGCACGAGCGCATCAACCACCTGCGGCCGCTCTGGTTCGAAGGGTTCCAGCTGAACGTGACGAAGAGCTGCGGCGTGAACCGAACGGTCGGTGCCAGCTGGAGCTTGAGCCACGTAACACCGACCGGTTTCCGGTTCGGTGGACACTTCCTGCGACGGTGCAGCGATAGTGTGCTG ACCACACCACTTGTAGCGTTCGATGTGAATCCGACTACGCTCTGCTCGAACCTGCTGCTCCTGTACCGGCCCGTCCGGGCGCTGGGTGTTGAGCTGGCCCTGCAGCTGCAGCCGGGCGAAAGCCCGTTCGTGGACGAGTTGTCGGTGCAGTACACGGGACTCAGCCGGACGTCGACGGTACGGTGCAGTACGCCGGGCACGCCGGATACGTACCGGGTCAGCGTGGATCATCTGGTCAGTCTGAACGATCGGCTGTGCATCGGAGTGGAAGTGTTGTGCGAGTGCTATCGGGGCACATACAACACCAATGTGGCGTTCGCTGGACG ATACAACCGGGAAACGTCGACGCTGGCCGCTACCATCTCGCCCGGAGCGTTCGATTTGAGCTACTGGCAAAAAGTGTCCAACACGCTGCAGATGGGCTCGTCAATGATTGTGAACCAGCGACAGAACCGAGCGCTCGGTAGCGTCTGCTATCGGCTGGAACACGCCGACACCGTCATCCGTGGTTCGTTCGATTCCGACTGGACCATTGGCTTCACGTACGGCAG AAAGCTTACGCCGGCCGCATTCACCGCCTGTCTGAGTTTGTTGTTCTGTGCGCCGAAAAACACGTTCCAGTGTGGATTTCGGATTGATTTGGATTCTAATTTGCTGTGA
- the LOC118503383 gene encoding zinc metalloproteinase nas-14-like — protein sequence MAGGKGSLFAIGTLLLVCALTEWTEGRCVRRPSLEVGRKLRASRARVSSKPGGNGARNARPWESGFGYYKEGDIMEPPQRQRNGVALSAFPNARWPNAVIPYVITNTFTADQRTTIQSGMAQIAAATCVRFVPRTSEAIYLTVGNGESGCWSYVGRSTRNTENQVNLQSPECVDIGTVVHELMHAIGFYHEFTRPDRDEYVSIDRTALAAEYQTDTFFQDNYAKMAANEVVLYGRAYDYGSVMHYSKYAAAASRTRPVMNNLKPWTGDFGNDNGLSPADIIDINYMYCNSTTTSTAAAAATTTTTTTTARPVTTTTTTSRAATTTSTTTRAAATTTTTTTRAPTTTTTTTRAATTTTRILTFPTLFPNRTTVFTTLIQVPLTRFLEVLRSLPLFNLFSLG from the exons ATGGCCGGCGGAAAAGGAAGTTTGTTTGCCATTGGCACACTGTTGCTGGTCTGCGCGTTGACAGAATGGACCGAGGGCCGCTGTGTCCGCAGACCCAGCCTAGAAGTGGGCCGAAAGTTGCGCGCATCCCGGGCACGGGTTTCATCCAAGCCGGGCGGTAATGGTGCCAGAAACGCCAGACCGTGGGAGTCCGGATTTGGCTATTATAAGGAGGGTGACATCATGGAGCCACCCCAGCGTCAGCGGAATGGTGTCGCACTGAGTGCCTTCCCGAATGCTCGCTGGCCAAACGCAGTGATACCGTACGTGATTACGAACACGTTCA CTGCTGACCAGCGGACGACCATTCAGTCGGGCATGGCACAGATCGCTGCCGCCACGTGCGTCAGGTTCGTGCCACGCACGTCCGAAGCTATCTACCTGACGGTCGGTAACGGTGAGTCGGGCTGCTGGTCGTACGTGGGACGCAGCACACGCAACACCGAGAACCAGGTCAACCTGCAGAGCCCCGAGTGTGTGGACATCGGAACGGTGGTGCACGAGCTGATGCACGCCATCGGCTTCTACCACGAGTTTACGCGCCCCGACCGCGACGAGTACGTGTCGATCGATCGTACCGCGCTGGCGGCGGAATATCAGACGGATACGTTCTTCCAGGACAACTACGCCAAGATGGCCGCCAACGAGGTAGTGCTGTACGGCAGAGCGTACGATTACGGTAGTGTGATGCACTACTCGAAGTATGCCGCTGCCGCGAGCCGTACCCGCCCGGTCATGAACAACCTGAAACCTTGGACCGGTGACTTTGGCAACGATAATGGTCTGTCACCGGCGGACATTATCGATATCAATTATATGTACTGTAACAGCACGACTACtagtactgctgctgctgctgccaccactaccaccactactaccaccGCAAGACCGGTAACCACCACGACTACCACCTCCCGAGCGGCGACTACTACGTCCACCACGACTCGGGCCGCCGCTACTACCACCACGACCACTACTCGGGCCCCAActacgaccaccaccaccaccagggcAGCAACGACCACTACCAGAATCCTGACCTTTCCGACGCTCTTCCCGAACCGTACGACCGTCTTCACAACGCTCATTCAGGTGCCATTAACCCGGTTCCTGGAGGTGCTCCGGTCGCTCCCGCTGTTCAACCTGTTCAGCCTGGGATAA